In Gemmatimonadales bacterium, the DNA window GCACACACTCCGCAATATGATCCGCTCCTGGCCGCTCCAGGAGCAGATCGCCTTCTTCGAGCGGGACCTCGGGCTGCCGTTGATGGAGGAGCCGGCCTCCGCCAAGCTCTTTCCGGTCTCGGAGCGCGCCCGTGACGTGCGCGACGGGCTCCTGGCGCTGGCCGCCCGGCATGGCGCGCGATTCATGCCCAATACCGTGGTGACGGGATTCGCCCCGGGCGCCGGCGAGTGGCGGATCGAGCGCGCGGGGGAGGCTCCGCTCGCGGTGGACGCGGTGGTCGTCGCGACCGGCGGCCTGTCGGTGCCCACCACCGGCAGCGACGGCGGTGGGCTCGAGGTGCTCCGGGCGCTGGGGCACGTTGTGCACCCCACCTACGCCGCGCTCACTCCCGTGGTGGACGAGCCGCCCCGGTTCGGCTCGCTCGCGGGCGTCTCGCTGCCGGTGCGGCTCACGGCGCGCGATGGCGAACGAAGCGCGGCGGCTGCGGGCGGCTTTCTCTTCACCCATCACGGTTACAGCGGCCCGGCGGTGCTCGACGTCTCGCACGTGCTGGTGCGCGCCCGGGCGGAAGGCTCAGCAGCCCGGCTCCAGGTGCGGTGGACGTCGCTCGACTCGAAGGAGTGGACCGCCGCGCTCCGCGCCGACGGCGGGGCCAGCGGCGGCCGCAGCGTCGGCGCCGTGGTTCGCGGCGAGCTCCCCGCCCGTCTGGCGGACGCGCTGGTGCAGGCCGCCGGCATCGATCCGGCGCGGCTGCTGGCCCAGCTCCGCCGCGAGGAGCGGCTCCGGCTGATCGAGGTGCTGGTCCGGGGAGAGCTTCCCTGGACCGGCGACGAGGGCTACCGCAAGGCCGAGGTGACCGGGGGCGGCGTGAGCCTGGCCGAGATCGATCCGCGCACCATGGAGAGCCGAAGGCACCCCGGCCTCTACCTCTCGGGCGAGCTGCTCGATGCCTTCGGCCCGATCGGGGGCTACAACTTCCTGTGGGCGTGGGCTACGGGCCGGGCGGCGGGGGTGGGGGCGGCTCGCGGAGGGTCGTAAGCCCCCCCTCACACGAGAAACATCGCCACCCCCGCCGCGAACATCGCCACCGTCGTCGCCCCGACGACCAGTCGGCCGAGCCGCGAGCTCGGCTGGCCCCTCATGAGCTTGGCGTCGGAGGCGATGATCAGGATGCCGGTGAGGAGAAACGGCGCGAGGAGGCCGTTGATCACGGCGGACCAGTAGAGTGCCTGCACCGGATTGAGGTTGGCGAAGTCCATCGCCACGCCTCCCGCGATCGAGGCGGCGACGATCACATAGAATGCAGGGGCTCCGCGGAAGGGCTGGTCCACCCCTTCGCGCCAGCCCAACAGCTCGGCCAGGGCGTACGCGGCGGAGCCGCTCAGCGTCGGGATCGTCAGGAGACCGGTGCCCACGATGCCGGCGGTGTACAGCAGCGCGGCGAACCGTCCCGCCAGCGGACGAAGCGCCTCGGCCACCTCGCGGGACGTCTCCGGCGCCCGCACACCGTGCGCGTGCAGGGTGAGCGCCGTGACCAGGATGATGAAGAACATCACCAGATTGGAGAAGAAGGACCCGACACCGACATCGAGGCTCCGGTCGATCAGCTCGGCGCGCGTGGCGCCTTCCCGCTCGGCGACCGTGCGGCGCCCACCTTCCCTCTCTTCTTCGACCTCCTCCGACGTCTGCCAGAAGAATAGATACGGACTGATGGTCGTCCCCAGGATGGCGACGACCATCGCCCAGGCCTGGCGCCCGCGGGGAATTCCGGGCAGGAACGCGGCCCGCGCGATGTCGCCCCAGTGCGGGTGAATGAAGACGGCGGTGGCGAGGTAGGAGAACAGCGCGAGTGTGAGCCATTTGAGCACCCGGGCGAGTTCATGATAGTGCAGGCGGATGGTGGCCCACGCGATCCCGGCGCCGAACAGCACCACCCAGAGATGCGAGCTCACGCCCGACAGCAACTCGCCGGCGTCGGCCATGCCGCTCAGGTCGGCGCCGATGTTGATCGTGTTGGCGATCAGCAGCGCTCCCGCCGCGGGCGCCAGGACCCGGCGGCGGAACTTGCCACGGAGCGCGCCCATCAGTCCCCGCCCCGTGACCATCCCGATCCGGGCGCACATCATCTGCACCGCTGCCATCAGCGGCCAGGTCACCCAGGCCATCCAGAGCAGGTCGGTCCCGAGCCTGGCCCCGGCGAGGGAATAGGTCGCGATGCCCGATGGGTCGTCGTCAGCGGCCCCAGTGATGAGTCCGGGCCCTAGCGCGGCTAGGAGACGGGGAAGCCGTCGGGGAGGAGGTGTTCGGCGAGTCGGTGGCATACGGCTATGTGGGCTGGATCACGGCGGGTGCGAGCCCAAATATGCGATTTTAAAGGGCTTGCAACAGCCAGTCGGAGGTCAGGGTTGGTTCCGCATTCGTCTGAGCTCAAACGCCGCAGCGACGAGGTCGATCGACTGCGCGGGCGACAGCGCGGGGTCGGGCAGTGTGGAACTCATCCGGCCGAGCTGCTGCGCCCGGACCCGCTGCTCCTGCGACA includes these proteins:
- a CDS encoding aminoacetone oxidase family FAD-binding enzyme, producing the protein MTERTARARRVGVIGAGAAGIMAAIFAAAHGAETLLLERTRDGGRKILISGGGRCNILPSRLEESRFVTDSSPHTLRNMIRSWPLQEQIAFFERDLGLPLMEEPASAKLFPVSERARDVRDGLLALAARHGARFMPNTVVTGFAPGAGEWRIERAGEAPLAVDAVVVATGGLSVPTTGSDGGGLEVLRALGHVVHPTYAALTPVVDEPPRFGSLAGVSLPVRLTARDGERSAAAAGGFLFTHHGYSGPAVLDVSHVLVRARAEGSAARLQVRWTSLDSKEWTAALRADGGASGGRSVGAVVRGELPARLADALVQAAGIDPARLLAQLRREERLRLIEVLVRGELPWTGDEGYRKAEVTGGGVSLAEIDPRTMESRRHPGLYLSGELLDAFGPIGGYNFLWAWATGRAAGVGAARGGS
- a CDS encoding divalent metal cation transporter; this translates as MPPTRRTPPPRRLPRLLAALGPGLITGAADDDPSGIATYSLAGARLGTDLLWMAWVTWPLMAAVQMMCARIGMVTGRGLMGALRGKFRRRVLAPAAGALLIANTINIGADLSGMADAGELLSGVSSHLWVVLFGAGIAWATIRLHYHELARVLKWLTLALFSYLATAVFIHPHWGDIARAAFLPGIPRGRQAWAMVVAILGTTISPYLFFWQTSEEVEEEREGGRRTVAEREGATRAELIDRSLDVGVGSFFSNLVMFFIILVTALTLHAHGVRAPETSREVAEALRPLAGRFAALLYTAGIVGTGLLTIPTLSGSAAYALAELLGWREGVDQPFRGAPAFYVIVAASIAGGVAMDFANLNPVQALYWSAVINGLLAPFLLTGILIIASDAKLMRGQPSSRLGRLVVGATTVAMFAAGVAMFLV